The Impatiens glandulifera chromosome 3, dImpGla2.1, whole genome shotgun sequence genome contains a region encoding:
- the LOC124928855 gene encoding abscisic acid 8'-hydroxylase 3-like: MISSPEAVKKVLVSRAHLFKPTFPTTKMKIMGEQGLFFHQGDYHSKLKKLLLRAFMPDAIRTMIPSIESIALNSLQTWPTQLTLHTFHEMKTYAFNVSLLSIFGKEEIIDREKFKKYYYSMEKGYNSMPINLPGTLFSKSMNARKKLAHSLTEIIARRRETILLGGHKDLLGTFMEDKMDITDQQISDNIIGLIFAARDTTATVLTWVIKYLSDNPIILRAVVDEQVAIRKDKLEENLTWEDTKKMSITNRVIQETLRVASVLSFTFREAIEDVEFEGYLIPKGWKVMPLFRNIHHNPQNFPNPDKFDPSRFEVAQKANTFLPFGNGVHSCPGNELAKLEMLVILHHLTTKYKWCSIGQGSGIEYGPFVLPQDGLPISVSLRL; this comes from the exons ATGATATCTAGTCCTGAGGCGGTGAAGAAGGTGCTGGTGTCGAGAGCTCATCTCTTCAAACCGACATTTCCGACAACAAAAATGAAGATTATGGGAGAACAGGGCCTGTTTTTTCATCAGGGTGATTATCATTCCAAGCTCAAGAAGCTTTTACTAAGAGCTTTCATGCCGGACGCTATTAGAACCATGATCCCTTCTATCGAATCTATTGCACTAAACTCTCTTCAAACATGGCCAACTCAACTCACTCTCCACACCTTTCACGAGATGAAGACT TACGCATTCAATGTCTCGTTGCTGTCAATATTTGGAAAAGAAGAGATCATCGACCGAGAGAAGTTCAAGAAATATTACTATTCCATGGAAAAGGGTTACAATTCTATGCCAATAAATCTACCAGGAACATTATTCAGCAAGTCCATGAATGCCCGGAAGAAGCTAGCACATTCCTTAACCGAGATCATCGCCCGTAGAAGAGAGACCATTCTCTTAGGTGGCCACAAAGATTTGCTAGGAACCTTCATGGAGGATAAAATGGACATAACCGACCAACAAATTTCCGATAATATTATCGGACTAATCTTCGCTGCCCGCGACACCACCGCAACCGTACTCACATGGGTCATCAAGTACCTCTCCGACAACCCTATCATCCTTCGAGCAGTCGTG GATGAACAAGTGGCTATAAGGAAGGACAAATTGGAGGAGAATCTGACTTGGGAAGACactaaaaaaatgtcaattacTAATAGAGTAATTCAAGAAACATTAAGGGTGGCTTCTGTTTTGTCATTCACTTTTAGAGAAGCTATTGAAGATGTTGAATTTGAAG GTTATCTTATACCCAAAGGATGGAAAGTCATGCCGTTATTCAGAAATATTCATCACAACCCACAAAATTTCCCGAATCCTGATAAGTTTGACCCTTCCAGATTTGAG GTGGCTCAGAAGGCCAATACATTCCTGCCATTTGGAAATGGGGTGCACTCATGCCCAGGAAATGAGTTGGCTAAACTGGAGATGTTGGTCATCCTACATCATTTGACTACAAAATACAA gtgGTGTTCAATCGGGCAAGGAAGTGGGATTGAGTATGGGCCATTTGTTCTTCCCCAAGATGGTCTGCCCATCAGTGTCTCTCTCAGGCTCTAG